One window of Triticum dicoccoides isolate Atlit2015 ecotype Zavitan chromosome 5A, WEW_v2.0, whole genome shotgun sequence genomic DNA carries:
- the LOC119301891 gene encoding purine permease 1-like isoform X3, producing the protein MEIEATPLSPQQQAYNGGGSEQRAGASAKPLYRNPVVVVNFLLMAVGTVSGPLLFRAYFLHGGSRKWLTCLLQTAAWPLLLPPLCVSFFSRRRRQREESATEAAPLSLMSGRLLAATVAIGLVIGVIDFLYAYGLAYLPVSTSSILVSTQLAFTAVFALVVMRHRFTAFSVNAVVLLVVGAAMLGLNGGGDRPAGVSRAQYYAGFAMTLGSAAMYGLVLPLMELSQAQHAARAGAPVTYTLVLEIQMVIGITATAFSAVGMLVNREFHSAGNSR; encoded by the exons ATGGAGATAGAAGCGACACCGCTGAGCCCGCAGCAGCAAGCATACAATGGCGGCGGTTCGGAGCAGCGGGCCGGCGCCAGCGCTAAACCACTCTACCGCAACCCCGTCGTCGTCGTCAACTTCCTCCTCATGGCCGTCGGCACGGTGTCTGGCCCGCTCCTGTTTCGCGCCTACTTCCTCCACGGCGGCTCGCGCAAGTGGCTCACCTGCCTCCTCCAGACCGCCGCGTGGCCGCTCCTTCTCCCGCCGCTCTGCGTCTCCTTcttctcccgccgccgccgccagcgcgaGGAGAGCGCCACGGAGGCCGCTCCGCTCTCCCTCATGTCGGGCCGCCTCCTGGCGGCCACCGTCGCCATCGGCCTCGTGATCGGGGTCATCGACTTCCTCTACGCGTACGGGCTGGCTTATCTCCCGGTGTCCACCTCCTCCATCCTCGTCTCCACGCAGCTGGCCTTCACGGCCGTGTTCGCGCTGGTGGTGATGCGCCATCGGTTCACCGCCTTCTCCGTGAACGCGGTGGTGCTGCTCGTCGTGGGCGCAGCCATGCTGGGGCTGAACGGCGGAGGGGACCGCCCCGCGGGGGTGTCCCGGGCGCAGTACTACGCCGGGTTCGCCATGACGCTCGGGTCCGCGGCGATGTACGGCCTCGTGCTGCCCCTCATGGAGCTCAGCCAGGCGCAGCACGCGGCTCGCGCCGGCGCGCCGGTCACGTACACGCTCGTCTTGGAGATCCAGATGGTCATCGGGATCACGGCCACGGCCTTCAGCGCCGTCGGCATGCTCGTGAACCGCGAATTCCAC AGTGCAGGAAATTCCAGATGA
- the LOC119301891 gene encoding purine permease 1-like isoform X2 has translation MEIEATPLSPQQQAYNGGGSEQRAGASAKPLYRNPVVVVNFLLMAVGTVSGPLLFRAYFLHGGSRKWLTCLLQTAAWPLLLPPLCVSFFSRRRRQREESATEAAPLSLMSGRLLAATVAIGLVIGVIDFLYAYGLAYLPVSTSSILVSTQLAFTAVFALVVMRHRFTAFSVNAVVLLVVGAAMLGLNGGGDRPAGVSRAQYYAGFAMTLGSAAMYGLVLPLMELSQAQHAARAGAPVTYTLVLEIQMVIGITATAFSAVGMLVNREFHSIKVEAETMWSSGNDGCKGGGKA, from the exons ATGGAGATAGAAGCGACACCGCTGAGCCCGCAGCAGCAAGCATACAATGGCGGCGGTTCGGAGCAGCGGGCCGGCGCCAGCGCTAAACCACTCTACCGCAACCCCGTCGTCGTCGTCAACTTCCTCCTCATGGCCGTCGGCACGGTGTCTGGCCCGCTCCTGTTTCGCGCCTACTTCCTCCACGGCGGCTCGCGCAAGTGGCTCACCTGCCTCCTCCAGACCGCCGCGTGGCCGCTCCTTCTCCCGCCGCTCTGCGTCTCCTTcttctcccgccgccgccgccagcgcgaGGAGAGCGCCACGGAGGCCGCTCCGCTCTCCCTCATGTCGGGCCGCCTCCTGGCGGCCACCGTCGCCATCGGCCTCGTGATCGGGGTCATCGACTTCCTCTACGCGTACGGGCTGGCTTATCTCCCGGTGTCCACCTCCTCCATCCTCGTCTCCACGCAGCTGGCCTTCACGGCCGTGTTCGCGCTGGTGGTGATGCGCCATCGGTTCACCGCCTTCTCCGTGAACGCGGTGGTGCTGCTCGTCGTGGGCGCAGCCATGCTGGGGCTGAACGGCGGAGGGGACCGCCCCGCGGGGGTGTCCCGGGCGCAGTACTACGCCGGGTTCGCCATGACGCTCGGGTCCGCGGCGATGTACGGCCTCGTGCTGCCCCTCATGGAGCTCAGCCAGGCGCAGCACGCGGCTCGCGCCGGCGCGCCGGTCACGTACACGCTCGTCTTGGAGATCCAGATGGTCATCGGGATCACGGCCACGGCCTTCAGCGCCGTCGGCATGCTCGTGAACCGCGAATTCCAC AGCATTAAGGTGGAGGCGGAAACAATGTGGAGCAGCGGCAACGATGGATGCAAGGGTGGCGGCAAGGCTTAA
- the LOC119301891 gene encoding purine permease 3-like isoform X1 — protein sequence MEIEATPLSPQQQAYNGGGSEQRAGASAKPLYRNPVVVVNFLLMAVGTVSGPLLFRAYFLHGGSRKWLTCLLQTAAWPLLLPPLCVSFFSRRRRQREESATEAAPLSLMSGRLLAATVAIGLVIGVIDFLYAYGLAYLPVSTSSILVSTQLAFTAVFALVVMRHRFTAFSVNAVVLLVVGAAMLGLNGGGDRPAGVSRAQYYAGFAMTLGSAAMYGLVLPLMELSQAQHAARAGAPVTYTLVLEIQMVIGITATAFSAVGMLVNREFHEIPDEARRFDLGEAGYYFMLVSSATAFQCYFIGTIGAIFYGSALLAGVIMTLLISVTEVFAILFFHEPFNGTKGVALAISIWGFISYFYGEIRTNKQQSNMSTDKEHLGP from the exons ATGGAGATAGAAGCGACACCGCTGAGCCCGCAGCAGCAAGCATACAATGGCGGCGGTTCGGAGCAGCGGGCCGGCGCCAGCGCTAAACCACTCTACCGCAACCCCGTCGTCGTCGTCAACTTCCTCCTCATGGCCGTCGGCACGGTGTCTGGCCCGCTCCTGTTTCGCGCCTACTTCCTCCACGGCGGCTCGCGCAAGTGGCTCACCTGCCTCCTCCAGACCGCCGCGTGGCCGCTCCTTCTCCCGCCGCTCTGCGTCTCCTTcttctcccgccgccgccgccagcgcgaGGAGAGCGCCACGGAGGCCGCTCCGCTCTCCCTCATGTCGGGCCGCCTCCTGGCGGCCACCGTCGCCATCGGCCTCGTGATCGGGGTCATCGACTTCCTCTACGCGTACGGGCTGGCTTATCTCCCGGTGTCCACCTCCTCCATCCTCGTCTCCACGCAGCTGGCCTTCACGGCCGTGTTCGCGCTGGTGGTGATGCGCCATCGGTTCACCGCCTTCTCCGTGAACGCGGTGGTGCTGCTCGTCGTGGGCGCAGCCATGCTGGGGCTGAACGGCGGAGGGGACCGCCCCGCGGGGGTGTCCCGGGCGCAGTACTACGCCGGGTTCGCCATGACGCTCGGGTCCGCGGCGATGTACGGCCTCGTGCTGCCCCTCATGGAGCTCAGCCAGGCGCAGCACGCGGCTCGCGCCGGCGCGCCGGTCACGTACACGCTCGTCTTGGAGATCCAGATGGTCATCGGGATCACGGCCACGGCCTTCAGCGCCGTCGGCATGCTCGTGAACCGCGAATTCCAC GAAATTCCAGATGAAGCACGGAGGTTCGACCTCGGCGAGGCAGGCTACTACTTTATGCTAGTTAGTTCAGCCACGGCTTTCCAGTGCTACTTCATCGGCACGATTGGTGCCATCTTCTACGGCTCGGCGCTGCTCGCGGGTGTCATCATGACATTGCTCATCTCGGTCACCGAGGTGTTTGCCATCCTTTTCTTCCATGAGCCATTCAATGGCACCAAAGGTGTCGCCCTCGCGATTTCTATCTGGGGTTTCATCTCCTACTTTTATGGTGAGATTCGGACCAATAAGCAGCAGTCCAACATGTCGACGGATAAGGAGCACTTGGGCCCATAG